A section of the Pochonia chlamydosporia 170 chromosome 2, whole genome shotgun sequence genome encodes:
- a CDS encoding glutamine synthetase (similar to Chaetomium globosum CBS 148.51 XP_001222085.1), with amino-acid sequence MTSTREIFSSRTETLNKYLKLDQKGSIMAEYVWVDANGDTRSKSRTLPEKDYKPEDLPVWNFDGSSTEQAPGDNSDVYLRPCAIYPDPFRGSPNIIVLAECWNADGTPNKFNFRHECNKVMEAYADHEPWFGLEQEYTLLDHDDKPFGWPTGGYPAPQGPYYCGVGSGKVVMRDIVDSHYKACLYAGIHISGTNAEVMMSQWEYQVGPCVGIGMGDELWISRFILARVAEDFGIKVSFHPKPMRGEWNGAGLHSNFSTKEMRVEGGMKHIEDALKKLEPHHVECIKEYGEDNDQRLTGRHETGSIDQFTYGVANRGCSIRIPRETAAKGYGYFEDRRPASNADPYRVTKILMTSIFGKV; translated from the exons ATG ACGTCAACACGAGAAATCTTTTCCTCCCGAACGGAGACT CTCAACAAATACCTGAAGCTCGACCAGAAGGGCTCCATTATGGCCGAATACGTCTGGGTCGATGCCAACGGCGATACTCGATCAAAATCAAGG ACTCTTCCCGAGAAGGACTACAAGCCTGAAGATCTCCCCGTTTGGAACTTCGACGGCTCCTCTACCGAGCAGGCTCCCGGCGATAACTCTGACGTCTACCTGCGTCCTTGTGCCATCTACCCCGATCCCTTCCGTGGCTCTCCCAACATCATCGTTCTTGCTGAGTGCTGGAACGCCGATGGCACTCCCAACAAGTTCAACTTCCGCCATGAGTGCAACAAGGTGATGGAGGCTTATGCCGACCACGAGCCCTGGTTCGGTCTCGAGCAGGAGTACACTCTGCTCGACCACGACGACAAGCCTTTCGGCTGGCCCACCGGTGGTTACCCTGCTCC TCAGGGTCCTTACTACTGCGGTGTTGGCAGTGGCAAGGTCGTTATGCGTGACATTGTCGACTCCCACTACAAGGCTTGCTTGTACGCTGGAATCCACATCTCTGGTACCAATGCTGAGGTCAT GATGTCTCAGTGGGAATACCAGGTTGGACCTtgcgttggcattggca TGGGCGATGAACTCTGGATTTCACGATTTATCCTCGCCCGCGTCGCAGAAGACTTCGGCATCAAGGTTTCTTTCCATCCGAAGCCCATGCGCGGCGAGTGGAATGGGGCCGGGCTTCATTCCAATTTCAGCACAAAAGAAATGCGCGTGGAGGGCGGCATGAAGCACATCGAAGATGCgctcaagaagctcgagcCTCACCACGTCGAGTGTATTAAGGAGTACGGTGAAGACAACGACCAGCGTCTTACCGGACGTCACGAGACCGGCTCCATTGACCAGTTCACATATGGAGTTGCTAACCGTGGCTGCTCTATCCGTATCCCTCGCGAGACTGCTGCCAAGGGCTACGGTTACTTTGAGGATCGCCGACCTGCTTCCAACGCTGATCCTTACCGTGTCACCAAGATTCTCATGACTTCGATATTTGGCAAGGTGTAG